A single region of the Malus sylvestris chromosome 8, drMalSylv7.2, whole genome shotgun sequence genome encodes:
- the LOC126632896 gene encoding protein ALTERED SEED GERMINATION 2-like isoform X3: protein MEGVPFHDGNIHDLIERRYVDVRHDANQRLQMHSSLVRRLSQERELEGHQGCVNSIAWNSNGSLLISGSDDTRINIWNYPSRKLLHSIETGHCANIFCTKFVPETSDELVVSGAGDAEVRLFNLSRLNGRGTDDNAISPSAVYQCHTRRVKKLAVEVGNPNVVWSASEDGTLRQHDFREGTSCPLAGSTNQECRNVLLDLRCGAKKSLADPPKQNFSLKSCDISSTRPHLLLVGGSDAFARLYDRRMLPPLTSCRKRTAPPPCVNYFCPMHLSDRGRASLHLTHVAFSPDGEEVLLSYSGEHVYLMNVNHAGESLMQYTPGDVSKLTSFSPPLNGAELHQPASIVFRNGVPKRGNIAARFEKCRNLIQIAERSLEGTDYFYGIEACNEVLDGNSCGIGPTLKHDCLCIRAGLLLKLAKHKEALEFAIAAQSLAPSNSKVAERLEHVKRDLAAAESERNGKPNDGAPRSEPRGERVLSLSELLYRSEGNSDVSQDGPRSEREDSDYDEELELDFETSISGDEEHDIEPNILQGSLNLRIHRRSDSAREVGGANGSSGSPSLSSQNERLTYQPEAAIDMKQRYVGHCNVGTDIKQASFLGQRGEYVASGSDDGRWFVWEKRTGRLIKMFQGDEAVVNCIQCHPFDCVVATSGIDNTIKIWAPSASVPSIVAGGAAGPENADVSVVMESNQHRLSHNRETILYSRSEILEHFRMHEFAEGSLHPFECAQS, encoded by the exons ATGGAGGGTGTGCCTTTTCACGACGGCAACATCCACGACTTGATTGAGAGACGATACGTCGACGTTCGGCAC GATGCCAATCAAAGGTTGCAGATGCACTCGTCGTTGGTGCGAAGGCTTTCGCAGGAAAGGGAATTGGAG gGGCATCAAGGTTGTGTTAATTCTATTGCTTGGAATTCAAATGGCTCGCTTTTAATATCTGGATCAGATGACACACGG ATAAATATCTGGAACTACCCTAGTCGGAAGCTTTTGCATTCTATAGAGACTGGGCATTGTGCGAACATATTTTGTACAAAATTTGTCCCTGAAACTTCTGATGAGCTCGTGGTCTCTGGAGCTGGAGATGCAGAA GTTCGATTATTTAATTTGTCTCGTTTAAATGGGAGAGGAACCGATGATAATGCTATTTCTCCATCAGCTGTGTATCAATGCCATACTAGAAGAGTAAAAAAGTTAGCT GTTGAAGTTGGAAATCCCAATGTGGTATGGAGTGCAAGtgaagatggaactttgagacaGCATGACTTCCGAGAGGGTACTTCTTGCCCACTTGCTGGATCCACTAATCAAGAATGTCGCAATGTTTTG CTTGACTTGCGGTGTGGAGCAAAGAAGTCACTGGCTGATCCCCCCAAAcaaaatttttctttaaaatcttgTGATATCAGTTCCACTAGACCTCATTTACTCCTAGTTGGCGGGAG TGATGCATTTGCACGTTTATATGATAGAAGGATGCTGCCACCACTGACATCCTGTCGGAAACGGACAGCGCCACCTCCTTGTGTTAACTATTTTTGTCCAATGCATCTCTCTGACCGT GGACGTGCTAGCTTGCATTTGACTCATGTTGCATTTAGTCCAGATGGAGAAGAGGTTCTACTTAGTTATAGTGGGGAGCACGTATATTTGATGAATGTAAATCATG CTGGTGAGAGTCTTATGCAGTATACTCCTGGAGATGTTTCGAAACTAACGAGCTTCAGTCCTCCACTCAATGGTGCTGAACTGCATCAACCAGCATCCATTGTGTTCAGAAATGGTGTTCCTAAAAGAGGCAACATTGCCGCTAGG TTTGAGAAGTGCAGGAATCTAATTCAAATTGCTGAAAGATCCTTGGAGGGGACAGATTATTTTTATGGCATTGAAGCGTGCAATGAGGTGTTGGATGGAAACAGTTGTGGTATTGGGCCTACACTAAAGCATGATTGCCTTTGTATTCGTGCGGGATTGTTGCTTAAg TTGGCTAAACATAAAGAAGCTCTGGAATTTGCTATCGCAGCCCAATCTTTGGCTCCATCAAATTCTAAAGTAGCAGAACGATTGGAGCATGTAAAAAGGGATCTTGCTGCAG CTGAATCTGAAAGAAATGGTAAGCCAAATGATGGAGCACCCAGGTCTGAACCTCGAGGTGAAAGAGTACTATCACTGAGTGAACTACTCTACCGATCAGAGGGTAATAGTGATGTTTCACAAGATGGTCCAAGATCTGAAAGAGAAGATTCTGATTATGATGAGGAATTGGAGTTGGACTTTGAAACGTCGATCTCAGGTGATGAAGAGCATGACATCGAGCCCAATATTCTACAAGGAAGCTTAAACTTGAGAATTCATCGAAGAAGTGATTCTGCTAGAGAAGTTGGTGGTGCAAACGGCTCATCTGGATCCCCTTCTTTGTCGTCTCAAAATGAAAGACTAACATATCAG CCTGAAGCAGCGATTGATATGAAACAGAGATATGTTGGCCATTGTAATGTTGGAACTGACATAAAACAGGCCAGCTTTCTTGGGCAGCGAG GAGAATATGTTGCTAGTGGAAGTGATGATGGCAGATGGTTTGTCTGGGAGAAGCGAACTGGTAGACTGATAAAAATGTTTCAAGGAGATGAAGCCG TTGTGAACTGTATACAGTGCCATCCGTTTGATTGTGTTGTGGCAACTAGTGGAATTGACAACACAATAAAA ATTTGGGCGCCAAGTGCCTCAGTCCCATCTATTGTAGCTGGTGGAGCAGCAGGACCAGAAAATGCTGACGTTTCGGTAGTCATGGAATCCAATCAGCACAGATTAAGCCATAATCGCGAGACTATCCT GTACAGCCGTTCTGAAATTTTGGAGCATTTTCGAATGCACGAGTTCGCTGAAGGAAGCTTGCACCCATTTGAGTGCGCTCAGAGCTGA
- the LOC126632896 gene encoding protein ALTERED SEED GERMINATION 2-like isoform X1, which translates to MEGVPFHDGNIHDLIERRYVDVRHDANQRLQMHSSLVRRLSQERELEGHQGCVNSIAWNSNGSLLISGSDDTRINIWNYPSRKLLHSIETGHCANIFCTKFVPETSDELVVSGAGDAEVRLFNLSRLNGRGTDDNAISPSAVYQCHTRRVKKLAVEVGNPNVVWSASEDGTLRQHDFREGTSCPLAGSTNQECRNVLLDLRCGAKKSLADPPKQNFSLKSCDISSTRPHLLLVGGSDAFARLYDRRMLPPLTSCRKRTAPPPCVNYFCPMHLSDRGRASLHLTHVAFSPDGEEVLLSYSGEHVYLMNVNHAGESLMQYTPGDVSKLTSFSPPLNGAELHQPASIVFRNGVPKRGNIAARFEKCRNLIQIAERSLEGTDYFYGIEACNEVLDGNSCGIGPTLKHDCLCIRAGLLLKRKWKNDVHMAIRDCYNARRLNSSSFSAHYYMSDALSQLAKHKEALEFAIAAQSLAPSNSKVAERLEHVKRDLAAAESERNGKPNDGAPRSEPRGERVLSLSELLYRSEGNSDVSQDGPRSEREDSDYDEELELDFETSISGDEEHDIEPNILQGSLNLRIHRRSDSAREVGGANGSSGSPSLSSQNERLTYQPEAAIDMKQRYVGHCNVGTDIKQASFLGQRGEYVASGSDDGRWFVWEKRTGRLIKMFQGDEAVVNCIQCHPFDCVVATSGIDNTIKIWAPSASVPSIVAGGAAGPENADVSVVMESNQHRLSHNRETILYSRSEILEHFRMHEFAEGSLHPFECAQS; encoded by the exons ATGGAGGGTGTGCCTTTTCACGACGGCAACATCCACGACTTGATTGAGAGACGATACGTCGACGTTCGGCAC GATGCCAATCAAAGGTTGCAGATGCACTCGTCGTTGGTGCGAAGGCTTTCGCAGGAAAGGGAATTGGAG gGGCATCAAGGTTGTGTTAATTCTATTGCTTGGAATTCAAATGGCTCGCTTTTAATATCTGGATCAGATGACACACGG ATAAATATCTGGAACTACCCTAGTCGGAAGCTTTTGCATTCTATAGAGACTGGGCATTGTGCGAACATATTTTGTACAAAATTTGTCCCTGAAACTTCTGATGAGCTCGTGGTCTCTGGAGCTGGAGATGCAGAA GTTCGATTATTTAATTTGTCTCGTTTAAATGGGAGAGGAACCGATGATAATGCTATTTCTCCATCAGCTGTGTATCAATGCCATACTAGAAGAGTAAAAAAGTTAGCT GTTGAAGTTGGAAATCCCAATGTGGTATGGAGTGCAAGtgaagatggaactttgagacaGCATGACTTCCGAGAGGGTACTTCTTGCCCACTTGCTGGATCCACTAATCAAGAATGTCGCAATGTTTTG CTTGACTTGCGGTGTGGAGCAAAGAAGTCACTGGCTGATCCCCCCAAAcaaaatttttctttaaaatcttgTGATATCAGTTCCACTAGACCTCATTTACTCCTAGTTGGCGGGAG TGATGCATTTGCACGTTTATATGATAGAAGGATGCTGCCACCACTGACATCCTGTCGGAAACGGACAGCGCCACCTCCTTGTGTTAACTATTTTTGTCCAATGCATCTCTCTGACCGT GGACGTGCTAGCTTGCATTTGACTCATGTTGCATTTAGTCCAGATGGAGAAGAGGTTCTACTTAGTTATAGTGGGGAGCACGTATATTTGATGAATGTAAATCATG CTGGTGAGAGTCTTATGCAGTATACTCCTGGAGATGTTTCGAAACTAACGAGCTTCAGTCCTCCACTCAATGGTGCTGAACTGCATCAACCAGCATCCATTGTGTTCAGAAATGGTGTTCCTAAAAGAGGCAACATTGCCGCTAGG TTTGAGAAGTGCAGGAATCTAATTCAAATTGCTGAAAGATCCTTGGAGGGGACAGATTATTTTTATGGCATTGAAGCGTGCAATGAGGTGTTGGATGGAAACAGTTGTGGTATTGGGCCTACACTAAAGCATGATTGCCTTTGTATTCGTGCGGGATTGTTGCTTAAg cGCAAGTGGAAAAATGATGTTCATATGGCTATAAGAGATTGTTATAATGCTAGGAGGCTCAATAGCTCCTCTTTCAGTGCTCATTACTATATGTCTGATGCTTTATCGCAG TTGGCTAAACATAAAGAAGCTCTGGAATTTGCTATCGCAGCCCAATCTTTGGCTCCATCAAATTCTAAAGTAGCAGAACGATTGGAGCATGTAAAAAGGGATCTTGCTGCAG CTGAATCTGAAAGAAATGGTAAGCCAAATGATGGAGCACCCAGGTCTGAACCTCGAGGTGAAAGAGTACTATCACTGAGTGAACTACTCTACCGATCAGAGGGTAATAGTGATGTTTCACAAGATGGTCCAAGATCTGAAAGAGAAGATTCTGATTATGATGAGGAATTGGAGTTGGACTTTGAAACGTCGATCTCAGGTGATGAAGAGCATGACATCGAGCCCAATATTCTACAAGGAAGCTTAAACTTGAGAATTCATCGAAGAAGTGATTCTGCTAGAGAAGTTGGTGGTGCAAACGGCTCATCTGGATCCCCTTCTTTGTCGTCTCAAAATGAAAGACTAACATATCAG CCTGAAGCAGCGATTGATATGAAACAGAGATATGTTGGCCATTGTAATGTTGGAACTGACATAAAACAGGCCAGCTTTCTTGGGCAGCGAG GAGAATATGTTGCTAGTGGAAGTGATGATGGCAGATGGTTTGTCTGGGAGAAGCGAACTGGTAGACTGATAAAAATGTTTCAAGGAGATGAAGCCG TTGTGAACTGTATACAGTGCCATCCGTTTGATTGTGTTGTGGCAACTAGTGGAATTGACAACACAATAAAA ATTTGGGCGCCAAGTGCCTCAGTCCCATCTATTGTAGCTGGTGGAGCAGCAGGACCAGAAAATGCTGACGTTTCGGTAGTCATGGAATCCAATCAGCACAGATTAAGCCATAATCGCGAGACTATCCT GTACAGCCGTTCTGAAATTTTGGAGCATTTTCGAATGCACGAGTTCGCTGAAGGAAGCTTGCACCCATTTGAGTGCGCTCAGAGCTGA
- the LOC126632263 gene encoding transcription factor bHLH143-like has product MGENFGTWIPQQHLGWQPPDPNAIGAPIGLGQQNFVSAYGKLGTNILSINGTMPPYASSELPHPQVGRPNEPHGWFYCLPCIRQAVMPATDNGLKERVSSARHGIPGETFVPNADSAFEQKRLLVNNPCGDQTTLIFSSGMVNPMQCRTSWNPFQQGAYYLDGDDPRNERDFKNLSGAALTDEFKGSDENGAESEMHEDTEELNALLYSDGDSDFTEDDEVTSTGHSPSTMTVHDKQNWFEEVASSDGMNKKRRLFDERYDHVPSVMDTASSMKHNRPLELEDDAESSCACNRSSGLREVDSFTSNKKMRKEKIRETINILQNIIPDGKGKDAMVVLDEAIHYLKSLKLKAKALGLDSL; this is encoded by the coding sequence ATGGGTGAGAATTTTGGAACCTGGATTCCTCAGCAGCATCTTGGCTGGCAACCACCCGATCCGAATGCCATTGGTGCTCCAATTGGCTTGGGGCAACAAAACTTTGTTTCTGCATATGGGAAACTAGGCACTAATATCCTATCGATAAATGGTACCATGCCACCATATGCATCTTCCGAGTTGCCTCATCCACAAGTCGGCAGACCAAATGAACCTCACGGTTGGTTCTATTGCTTACCCTGTATCAGACAGGCTGTCATGCCTGCCACCGATAATGGTCTCAAAGAGAGAGTTTCTTCTGCCCGTCATGGAATTCCTGGGGAGACATTTGTGCCGAATGCAGACAGTGCCTTTGAACAGAAGAGACTCCTTGTTAACAATCCTTGTGGGGATCAGACAACTTTGATCTTTAGTTCTGGGATGGTGAATCCCATGCAGTGCCGTACTTCTTGGAATCCGTTCCAACAAGGAGCTTATTATTTGGATGGGGATGATCCTCGAAATGAAAgagattttaaaaatttatcggGAGCAGCTTTGACTGATGAATTCAAAGGAAGTGATGAAAATGGTGCTGAAAGTGAGATGCATGAAGACACCGAAGAACTGAATGCCTTGCTCTACTCAGATGGTGATAGCGATTTTACCGAGGACGATGAAGTTACTAGCACAGGCCATTCCCCTAGTACAATGACAGTTCATGACAAGCAAAATTGGTTTGAAGAAGTTGCTAGTTCTGATGGAATGAATAAAAAGCGGAGGCTATTTGATGAACGTTATGATCATGTACCATCTGTCATGGACACTGCGAGTTCCATGAAACACAACCGACCACTGGAGTTGGAGGATGATGCGGAATCCAGTTGTGCCTGCAACAGAAGTTCTGGATTAAGAGAAGTGGATTCCTTTACCAGCAACAAGAAGATGAGAAAGGAAAAAATCCGTGAAACCATTAACATTCTGCAGAACATAATTCCCGATGGCAAGGGAAAGGATGCGATGGTGGTGCTGGATGAAGCAATCCACTACTTAAAGTCGTTGAAGCTCAAGGCCAAGGCTTTGGGACTCGACTCTCTCTGA
- the LOC126632896 gene encoding protein ALTERED SEED GERMINATION 2-like isoform X2, translating into MEGVPFHDGNIHDLIERRYVDVRHDANQRLQMHSSLVRRLSQERELEGHQGCVNSIAWNSNGSLLISGSDDTRINIWNYPSRKLLHSIETGHCANIFCTKFVPETSDELVVSGAGDAEVRLFNLSRLNGRGTDDNAISPSAVYQCHTRRVKKLAVEVGNPNVVWSASEDGTLRQHDFREGTSCPLAGSTNQECRNVLLDLRCGAKKSLADPPKQNFSLKSCDISSTRPHLLLVGGSDAFARLYDRRMLPPLTSCRKRTAPPPCVNYFCPMHLSDRGRASLHLTHVAFSPDGEEVLLSYSGEHVYLMNVNHAGESLMQYTPGDVSKLTSFSPPLNGAELHQPASIVFRNGVPKRGNIAARFEKCRNLIQIAERSLEGTDYFYGIEACNEVLDGNSCGIGPTLKHDCLCIRAGLLLKRKWKNDVHMAIRDCYNARRLNSSSFSAHYYMSDALSQLAKHKEALEFAIAAQSLAPSNSKVAERLEHVKRDLAAAESERNGKPNDGAPRSEPRGERVLSLSELLYRSEGNSDVSQDGPRSEREDSDYDEELELDFETSISGDEEHDIEPNILQGSLNLRIHRRSDSAREVGGANGSSGSPSLSSQNERLTYQPEAAIDMKQRYVGHCNVGTDIKQASFLGQRGEYVASGSDDGRWFVWEKRTGRLIKMFQGDEAVVNCIQCHPFDCVVATSGIDNTIKIWAPSASVPSIVAGGAAGPENADVSVVMESNQHRLSHNRETILRSEILEHFRMHEFAEGSLHPFECAQS; encoded by the exons ATGGAGGGTGTGCCTTTTCACGACGGCAACATCCACGACTTGATTGAGAGACGATACGTCGACGTTCGGCAC GATGCCAATCAAAGGTTGCAGATGCACTCGTCGTTGGTGCGAAGGCTTTCGCAGGAAAGGGAATTGGAG gGGCATCAAGGTTGTGTTAATTCTATTGCTTGGAATTCAAATGGCTCGCTTTTAATATCTGGATCAGATGACACACGG ATAAATATCTGGAACTACCCTAGTCGGAAGCTTTTGCATTCTATAGAGACTGGGCATTGTGCGAACATATTTTGTACAAAATTTGTCCCTGAAACTTCTGATGAGCTCGTGGTCTCTGGAGCTGGAGATGCAGAA GTTCGATTATTTAATTTGTCTCGTTTAAATGGGAGAGGAACCGATGATAATGCTATTTCTCCATCAGCTGTGTATCAATGCCATACTAGAAGAGTAAAAAAGTTAGCT GTTGAAGTTGGAAATCCCAATGTGGTATGGAGTGCAAGtgaagatggaactttgagacaGCATGACTTCCGAGAGGGTACTTCTTGCCCACTTGCTGGATCCACTAATCAAGAATGTCGCAATGTTTTG CTTGACTTGCGGTGTGGAGCAAAGAAGTCACTGGCTGATCCCCCCAAAcaaaatttttctttaaaatcttgTGATATCAGTTCCACTAGACCTCATTTACTCCTAGTTGGCGGGAG TGATGCATTTGCACGTTTATATGATAGAAGGATGCTGCCACCACTGACATCCTGTCGGAAACGGACAGCGCCACCTCCTTGTGTTAACTATTTTTGTCCAATGCATCTCTCTGACCGT GGACGTGCTAGCTTGCATTTGACTCATGTTGCATTTAGTCCAGATGGAGAAGAGGTTCTACTTAGTTATAGTGGGGAGCACGTATATTTGATGAATGTAAATCATG CTGGTGAGAGTCTTATGCAGTATACTCCTGGAGATGTTTCGAAACTAACGAGCTTCAGTCCTCCACTCAATGGTGCTGAACTGCATCAACCAGCATCCATTGTGTTCAGAAATGGTGTTCCTAAAAGAGGCAACATTGCCGCTAGG TTTGAGAAGTGCAGGAATCTAATTCAAATTGCTGAAAGATCCTTGGAGGGGACAGATTATTTTTATGGCATTGAAGCGTGCAATGAGGTGTTGGATGGAAACAGTTGTGGTATTGGGCCTACACTAAAGCATGATTGCCTTTGTATTCGTGCGGGATTGTTGCTTAAg cGCAAGTGGAAAAATGATGTTCATATGGCTATAAGAGATTGTTATAATGCTAGGAGGCTCAATAGCTCCTCTTTCAGTGCTCATTACTATATGTCTGATGCTTTATCGCAG TTGGCTAAACATAAAGAAGCTCTGGAATTTGCTATCGCAGCCCAATCTTTGGCTCCATCAAATTCTAAAGTAGCAGAACGATTGGAGCATGTAAAAAGGGATCTTGCTGCAG CTGAATCTGAAAGAAATGGTAAGCCAAATGATGGAGCACCCAGGTCTGAACCTCGAGGTGAAAGAGTACTATCACTGAGTGAACTACTCTACCGATCAGAGGGTAATAGTGATGTTTCACAAGATGGTCCAAGATCTGAAAGAGAAGATTCTGATTATGATGAGGAATTGGAGTTGGACTTTGAAACGTCGATCTCAGGTGATGAAGAGCATGACATCGAGCCCAATATTCTACAAGGAAGCTTAAACTTGAGAATTCATCGAAGAAGTGATTCTGCTAGAGAAGTTGGTGGTGCAAACGGCTCATCTGGATCCCCTTCTTTGTCGTCTCAAAATGAAAGACTAACATATCAG CCTGAAGCAGCGATTGATATGAAACAGAGATATGTTGGCCATTGTAATGTTGGAACTGACATAAAACAGGCCAGCTTTCTTGGGCAGCGAG GAGAATATGTTGCTAGTGGAAGTGATGATGGCAGATGGTTTGTCTGGGAGAAGCGAACTGGTAGACTGATAAAAATGTTTCAAGGAGATGAAGCCG TTGTGAACTGTATACAGTGCCATCCGTTTGATTGTGTTGTGGCAACTAGTGGAATTGACAACACAATAAAA ATTTGGGCGCCAAGTGCCTCAGTCCCATCTATTGTAGCTGGTGGAGCAGCAGGACCAGAAAATGCTGACGTTTCGGTAGTCATGGAATCCAATCAGCACAGATTAAGCCATAATCGCGAGACTATCCT CCGTTCTGAAATTTTGGAGCATTTTCGAATGCACGAGTTCGCTGAAGGAAGCTTGCACCCATTTGAGTGCGCTCAGAGCTGA